The following are from one region of the Candidatus Acidulodesulfobacterium ferriphilum genome:
- a CDS encoding peptide chain release factor 2 (programmed frameshift), giving the protein MVKGLDDKLEKIGRRLEVARLKDRLKEIDGITAKEGFYNDISFSTSVLKEKSAIENRLKPFYKVYGEFKHIKDLYALSLEANDENMLSDLAESLKPLEKEISGLEIDLTLSGKDDKLNAIVEIHAGSGGTESMDFANMLLRMYLRWAERKRFKTIIMEYNAGEEAGVKSVTFVVYGEFAYGYLKAEIGVHRLVRISPFDANKRRHTSFASVFVYPEIDDNIDIVIDEKDLRIDTYRSSGAGGQHVNTTDSAVRITHIPTGIVVACQNERSQHKNKDVAYKLLRARLYDYYKKKKEEEESKLQKTKKDISWGSQIRSYTLNPNRVIKDHRTGVTVYDDQSVFDGDIDEFISAYLLGVKAKE; this is encoded by the exons ATGGTAAAAGGTCTTGACGATAAACTTGAAAAAATAGGGAGGAGGCTT GAAGTTGCCAGACTAAAGGACAGGCTTAAAGAAATAGACGGGATAACCGCAAAAGAGGGATTTTATAACGATATTTCTTTTTCGACATCGGTGCTAAAGGAAAAGTCGGCAATTGAAAATAGATTGAAGCCGTTTTATAAGGTCTATGGCGAATTTAAACATATAAAGGATTTATATGCTCTGTCTTTAGAGGCTAACGATGAAAATATGTTATCCGACCTTGCGGAGAGCCTAAAGCCGCTTGAAAAAGAGATTTCTGGTTTAGAAATAGATCTCACTCTTTCGGGAAAAGACGATAAGCTTAACGCTATTGTTGAAATTCACGCAGGTTCCGGCGGAACGGAGTCTATGGATTTTGCAAACATGCTTTTGAGAATGTATTTAAGATGGGCGGAACGAAAAAGATTTAAAACCATTATAATGGAGTATAACGCCGGCGAAGAAGCCGGTGTTAAAAGCGTGACATTTGTTGTGTACGGTGAATTTGCTTACGGCTACCTTAAGGCTGAAATCGGGGTTCACAGGCTTGTCAGGATTTCCCCCTTTGATGCCAATAAAAGAAGGCATACATCCTTTGCCTCTGTTTTTGTCTATCCTGAAATAGACGATAATATCGACATCGTCATAGATGAAAAAGATTTAAGGATAGATACATATCGTTCTAGCGGGGCTGGCGGACAGCATGTAAACACTACCGATTCGGCCGTCAGAATCACTCATATTCCGACCGGGATTGTTGTGGCATGTCAAAATGAAAGGTCCCAGCATAAAAACAAGGATGTTGCATATAAGCTGTTAAGGGCAAGACTATACGATTATTATAAAAAGAAAAAAGAGGAAGAGGAAAGCAAGCTTCAAAAAACCAAAAAAGATATATCATGGGGTTCTCAGATAAGGTCTTACACGCTCAATCCAAACCGTGTAATAAAAGATCATAGAACGGGGGTAACCGTTTATGACGACCAGAGTGTTTTTGACGGGGATATAGATGAATTTATAAGCGCATATTTGCTGGGAGTAAAGGCAAAGGAATAA